The DNA region GCTTCTTGTCCTAGTTTCTcacctgcagtttctttcagatcATACAGACCTAGTAGAGAGTATATGAAGCCATTCAGAACAAAAGAGTTGGGAGAAGTTGGGTATTCTTCATACCAATCGTATTTATTCATAAACACAGCTTTAACCCCGTGATCCTCTGATTTGAGAGTAAAGGGCATGACTGCCCGTAAGGCTGAATTAAGATACACCTGTTCCTTTGTAAGCAAATAGGCCCTTACCAGCGTAGACATGGCTTGACCTTGCGCCATGGCAGAATACCAGCCAGGCTCCAAAGACTTAAAACCCTCACCTAGTTTGCGTGTCACCATAATTGGCCAGCCACCTTGCTCATCCTGATTTCTTACCAgccagtcactggcagcaaagAAGGCTGGCATGTGTGCCGTAGTTGCTATTGTGATGCTATCAATGAAGCCTTTTCCCTTGGCAACCAGCTTGATGACTTTCTTGGGCATTATTTTAGTCTGCTTTACAGCCTTGGTATTGGACAAGCCAACCCCTTTCTTCAGGTCAGTTACCAGATCTCTAGTAATGGTACTCCAGCTTGTCCGTGGACCTATGCCGTAGTAAATGTCTTTGTCTTTGAAGGCTATAAGTTGTGTACTTGTGACATAGTGAATTGTAAACAGTTGGTTCTTTTCAGTTGTCTCCAGTACCACTGAAACACTCCCATTTGTTAAGAATTTAATGTCAAATGAAATAATGAAATCTTTTGTATTCCCAAGCATCAGAGAAACTCCTTCTGACGAttctgaaaagaaaacaaaatcaagTTTTAAACTGAAATATTTGTATAATACTTCAATTTTACAAACTAGTTAAGCAAAATTAGATTTGTAAAGCATATAATACCACCAGCTCAATTCAAGTGATCCTTAATCCACAGAACAAACACAGTAGATGCAATAACTAGGCTACATTCTACACCATCTTAAGTAGAtgaaatacagcacaatacagaagtTGGAATGTGTGGCAGGCTTAATTTTAATCCCCAATCTATGTTTACGAGACTTTCTCTCATTAGCTGCACAAATCTGCAGATGGCTTACCATTTAAATTTAATACTAAATATCTAGCTATTTTATTGTGAACATTGAATCTTCAAGTACTGCACCatcaatttttttaaatgactttTCTACATTACCAGTACTAATTCAGCTTTTATGATTTAGTCCTCTGGAAATAACATTTGATACAACAGGTTTTATCTCAACCTTTGCTGTACAAACAATTGATGGTGGCTATCAAGGGAATTGTCTTGACTTCATTTTTGTAAAAACCTTGAACGCTTACAACATTCTAATTAATGGATTTACATTTGTTGACTTTGCTGAGGCCCCCAGTGTCTGGAAATTGccattaataataataatccaGAATACATTTTACATGTCCTCTATCTCTAAAATGTCAAACTTTGGGACCCTTAGTTTTTCTGCAAAAATCTGAAGCTTTGGCATAGGCAATTACGTCAACATTTTTCCTAAGATGACATATTAATTCTAACAAATATTATCCATTGAAGTCAAATACCTGAAGCAGAGAACAGATTTACATTGCTGGATCTTGCTTTGTCAAACACTGTAGAAACAGTACAACCTTTTGGCACCATCCAGTCATTTTGCCTTGTGCTTTTATCCCTTTTGTCTGTGGCTTCATAGACTTCTGTATGTGGAGGCTTCTCGGTGAGGTTTTTACTGTAGTGACTTAGCCCATATTGTGCTATCTGAATAGGATAGAAATATCCTTGTGGTCCCCACTGAGTGGACAAAGGAACACCTAGGAGAGAAGAATGAATGATTCGGTTTATTATTTGAACTATTTTAAACAATTAGCTTTTGAAATAATGCAGCTTATTCAATGCTTCcataacaaaaataaaatcatttaatTCAAAGTCAACATTAAGAGCCTAATAAAATGCACAATAAGTGCAATTATTCCCCATTATTGGTACAAATTAGATGCTAGGCAAATTAAACATGGTGGTTTTGTGACTAACTTAGGATTGTTTTTCTTTGAAAACTTATAAACAACAATGTCCCCTGGTCCTTGGTAATCAGCAGGATCTTTAACTTGACCTTTTCCTAAAGCTGAAAACTCTAGACTgcccattcaatctttccatcACCGTAGCAAAAAAAATGAGTTTTCACTTAAATTTTACTTCAAAAAGAATTTCTGCGATGTTAAACGTTAGTAATGCTTTAAATAAGTATGGATATCAGATGCATATGGTGTTCTGTAACTTAATGCATTATATTGCATTGTAATGAAGAGTTTAATCAATATTTGACTAATGTGATCACAAAGAATGTTACTACTACCATTTAAATGATTGAATGAAATGTCAATTTGCAATTTCCTTCAAGAATTAAGATTTCATATGGTCGCTGTACATTCTAAAATActttaaattgcacatttagtttACAAAACAGGAGGGGCAAGAGTTTAGTATACATTAAATAAAGATTGGATTTGTGTTTTCAAAACAAGATATCCCAAAACATTTAAGTCAATGACTGATATAATGTCAATACAAAATATTCTGAATTGAGCACTATGGAATAGCCCAAACTCTTAACCATTATCTCAACTTGTTCCCATAAGGAATAGTTGATCATATTGTTTGTACCTTTTCTCTATACCCAATCCTAAAGActggaaggtttaaaaaaaaaatcactgttgcCAAATGTTCTCGAAGTGGAAGTTACAGAAAGATTTCCATTTCTGGGTTTACAAAATCTTAATAATGTAGGTCTATGAAACAGATCGATGAACTTCGCCTGTACATATAGAATCAGAATGGTGAAAGGGACGGGAGAAGACttgcactcagtggctactttattacgtacacccgctcgttaatgcaaatatctagtcggCCAATAagatggcagcaacttaatgcataaaaacatgcagatatggtcaagagattcagttgttgttcagactaaacatcagaatggggcagaaatgtcatctaagtgtctttgactgCGGCATGATCGTTGGTGCCAAATAGGgtagcttgagtatctcagaaatggtGCGGGGGAAAACAATCCATCAAGTGACAGTACTGTGGGCAAAAATAATTTGTTactgagaggggtcagaggagaatggctagactggttcaaactgacaggaaggcaagagtaactcaaataaccacagtggtgtacagaagagcatctctgaatgtgaaTGCTGAACCTTAAAGCTGACGGGTTCCACTCTGTAACTAATAAAAACCATGACATACACTCagcggctactttattaggtacagatggTTTCTAATGAAGTGGCCAATAAGTCTATGTCAACATCacacataaaacaaagaaaattatCTACTAAATCTTGATACTGGGTACAGGGTAGAATTTCTTGGAATGAACAAGGGATTTTTTACATCTTGGAGATTATCTTTAATAAATAGTATTTCATGATCACTATGATTAATTAATACTGACTATAAGCTACATGTATTAAGAAGAAAGAAGGCTTTGGCCGTAGGACCATATACAAAAGCAAAAATGTCACCAACAGGGAATAAAAAGAAATACATTGGACTGTATTGTGGCTGTGGCTGTTGTAGGGATAACATTCCTTTTGATTTCCCTACCTACCACCCCCAAAAAAATACTTCGCTAAGCCATTGATTAGGCACACAATACTACATGGATTGGACAAGATTGTAGATCGTCCTCAAAACTTGCAGTTGAAATATAATATGACATCAGTGATTTCTTAGTATCTATCTTAGTAATTGATTGCAAGAACTTCATATTCTACAAATATCATCAAAATTATGTTTGGGGTATTTTAATGAGAATGTTAATGAACTTCAAGTTTTGGGTGTCAATATCTATGAagaactaacctggtcccaacatattgatgcccctataaagaagacaaggctgtggctatatttcattaggagcttgaggagatttggtttgtcacctaaaacactcgaaaactactacagatgtaccgtgaagagaattctgacaggctgcatcactgtctggtatggcgggggtggggggggctactgcacaggatcaaaagaagctgcagaaagttgtaaaaacaGTCACCTCTTatgtactagcctccgtagtatccagtacatcttcaaggagcagtgcctcagaaaagaggtgt from Mobula hypostoma chromosome 13, sMobHyp1.1, whole genome shotgun sequence includes:
- the glceb gene encoding D-glucuronyl C5-epimerase B isoform X1 — its product is MYDVNMRCLAARVNYKTLIIICALFTLVTVLLWNKCSSDKAIQFPRHFGHLENLVGKGALEKREIDSDDDNYLASLLRGGKSPVKQPSADVSHQEQQRAPPVANILNNNANKLLGIKYEEMDCLINDDYTIKGRKEGNEVYLPFSWIEKYFEVYGKIAQYDGYDRFEFSHSYSKVYTPRGTYRPDGVFMSFEGYNVEVRDRVKCISGVEGVPLSTQWGPQGYFYPIQIAQYGLSHYSKNLTEKPPHTEVYEATDKRDKSTRQNDWMVPKGCTVSTVFDKARSSNVNLFSASESSEGVSLMLGNTKDFIISFDIKFLTNGSVSVVLETTEKNQLFTIHYVTSTQLIAFKDKDIYYGIGPRTSWSTITRDLVTDLKKGVGLSNTKAVKQTKIMPKKVIKLVAKGKGFIDSITIATTAHMPAFFAASDWLVRNQDEQGGWPIMVTRKLGEGFKSLEPGWYSAMAQGQAMSTLVRAYLLTKEQVYLNSALRAVMPFTLKSEDHGVKAVFMNKYDWYEEYPTSPNSFVLNGFIYSLLGLYDLKETAGEKLGQEAKKLYDRGMESLKAMLPLFDTGSGTIYDLRHFMLGTAPNLARWDYHTTHINQLQLLSTVDDAPIFKEFVKRWKSYLKGGRAKHN
- the glceb gene encoding D-glucuronyl C5-epimerase B isoform X2, which encodes MRCLAARVNYKTLIIICALFTLVTVLLWNKCSSDKAIQFPRHFGHLENLVGKGALEKREIDSDDDNYLASLLRGGKSPVKQPSADVSHQEQQRAPPVANILNNNANKLLGIKYEEMDCLINDDYTIKGRKEGNEVYLPFSWIEKYFEVYGKIAQYDGYDRFEFSHSYSKVYTPRGTYRPDGVFMSFEGYNVEVRDRVKCISGVEGVPLSTQWGPQGYFYPIQIAQYGLSHYSKNLTEKPPHTEVYEATDKRDKSTRQNDWMVPKGCTVSTVFDKARSSNVNLFSASESSEGVSLMLGNTKDFIISFDIKFLTNGSVSVVLETTEKNQLFTIHYVTSTQLIAFKDKDIYYGIGPRTSWSTITRDLVTDLKKGVGLSNTKAVKQTKIMPKKVIKLVAKGKGFIDSITIATTAHMPAFFAASDWLVRNQDEQGGWPIMVTRKLGEGFKSLEPGWYSAMAQGQAMSTLVRAYLLTKEQVYLNSALRAVMPFTLKSEDHGVKAVFMNKYDWYEEYPTSPNSFVLNGFIYSLLGLYDLKETAGEKLGQEAKKLYDRGMESLKAMLPLFDTGSGTIYDLRHFMLGTAPNLARWDYHTTHINQLQLLSTVDDAPIFKEFVKRWKSYLKGGRAKHN